The following are from one region of the Candidatus Binataceae bacterium genome:
- a CDS encoding pyridoxamine 5'-phosphate oxidase family protein, producing MPKLSEREVIDFLAERGHLARIATVRADGSPSVVPVWFIFEDGQIKITPRKHSAFLANLEREPRVAITIDEDTGLYRKVLFEGRAEILYKVGEDRKWDEVYRRIATRYIDEASADYYLAETKDQPRALIGVAQAKAKVTTWRMPTADEPYAGIWAKRYYDAGTKMASSSSVTTGTKLTVS from the coding sequence ATGCCGAAATTAAGCGAACGCGAAGTGATCGATTTCCTGGCCGAGCGCGGGCATCTCGCCCGAATTGCTACGGTGCGCGCCGACGGATCGCCGAGCGTCGTCCCCGTGTGGTTCATTTTCGAAGACGGGCAAATAAAGATCACTCCGCGCAAGCATTCGGCGTTCCTCGCCAATCTCGAGCGTGAGCCGCGGGTCGCGATCACGATCGACGAAGACACAGGTCTCTATCGTAAAGTGCTGTTCGAAGGTCGCGCCGAGATTCTCTACAAGGTAGGAGAAGACCGGAAGTGGGACGAGGTGTATCGGCGCATCGCGACGAGATACATCGACGAGGCCTCCGCCGACTACTACCTGGCCGAGACGAAAGATCAACCACGCGCGCTGATCGGCGTCGCTCAGGCCAAGGCGAAAGTCACGACTTGGCGGATGCCGACGGCTGACGAGCCTTACGCAGGCATTTGGGCCAAGCGCTACTACGACGCTGGAACTAAAATGGCGAGCTCTTCGTCCGTCACCACCGGCACTAAGCTGACGGTCAGCTAG